A single Ciona intestinalis chromosome 14, KH, whole genome shotgun sequence DNA region contains:
- the cdx gene encoding transcription factor protein (The RefSeq protein has 2 substitutions compared to this genomic sequence) — MLCYAIDQQKSSIGQPTNMYRNPTPDPNPSPTSNQGFFQTYPPKEDHGRYPVPNYGIPQPHASTADPFYPSSLGGEYGSQFPAPPPPHLDAANWGPPVTYSGANFAPMMNSTWDMNSNFHPTHHPIISSAGPTYQLPTNLSPTSAVNGDGSPGSVPTTLTGIECFSTPPEMHGAPGLPPLHASQIPPAQRRPYEWISKNAYQNTQTQQVGKTRTKDKYRVVYSDHQRLELEKEFRFSRYITIRRKAELAGLLCLSERQIKIWFQNRRAKERKATKKTGEPSKDFDKDEAEAADDDVTDHPMTSSPIQHMQSGCQYIPPDLSRDHGILESRDGGIAHASFYEMPPHGTMNYTQLNPMDIKPIIPTEAHRSLSSTSDDVTHGQPVMTSSHGNGNDV; from the exons ATGTTATGTTATGCAATTGACCAGCAGAAATCAAGCATAGGACAACCCACTAACATGTACCGCAACCCCACCCCGGACCCGAACCCATCCCCTACCAGCAACCAGGGATTTTTCCAAACTTACCCACCGAAAGAAGACCACGGCAGATATCCGGTACCTAACTATGGTATCCCCCAACCCCACGCTTCAACTGCTgatccattttaccccagcaGTTTAGGGGGCGAGTATGGGTCCCAGTTTCCAGCCCCACCACCGCCCCATCTTGACGCCGCAAATTGGGGGCCTCCCGTGACGTATTCGGGGGCTAATTTTGCCCCAATGATGAATTCAACATGGGACATGAATTCGAACTTTCATCCGACCCACCACCCCATAATAAGCAGTGCAGGACCGACATACCAACTTCCTACAAACCTATCCCCAACATCAGCGGTGAATGGCGACGGGAGCCCCGGGTCGGTTCCGACCACTTTGACGGGGATTGAGTGCTTCTCAACCCCGCCGGAGATGCATGGAGCGCCCGGTCTACCTCCGCTGCATGCGTCGCAGATTCCACCGGCACAGCGAAGGCCGTATGAGTGGATAAGTAAGAACGCATATCAGAATACTCAAACCCAGCAAG tAGGCAAAACGCGAACTAAGGACAAATACAGAGTAGTGTATTCGGATCATCAAAGGCTCGAACTGGAAAAAGAGTTTCGTTTTAGTCGTTACATCACGATACGACGAAAAGCTGAGCTCGCCGGACTGCTTTGCTTAAGCGAACGTCAGATCAAAATCTGGTTCCAGAACCGCAGAGCAAAAGAACGGAAAGCGACGAAAAAAACTGGCGAACCGTCCAAAGATTTTGACAAGGACGAAGCTGAAGCAGCCGATGATGACATCACGGATcaccctatgacgtcatcgccGATCCAGCACATGCAGAGTGGCTGCCAGTATATTCCACCCGATTTATCTCGCGATCACGGGATTTTGGAGTCGCGAGATGGCGGTATAGCGCACGCGTCGTTTTACGAAATGCCCCAGCACGGAACAATGAACTATACGCAACTGAATCCAATGGATATCAAGCCCATCATTCCAACCGAAGCCCATCGCTCTCTCTCGTCCACTAGCGATGACGTAACGCACGGGCAACccgtgatgacgtcatcacacggCAACGGAAATGacgtttga
- the LOC100185212 gene encoding uncharacterized protein LOC100185212 produces the protein MIWLVVAISFLAAADADTACTNTGGECLEWPITKCLASWKSGLCLGGVDRRCCAMCDAACLATEQVWRLGDALCTASEGECKNIGNSCDGEYVAGKCGGPTSRKCCEPARPPTTPVTPIAGDCPLVKYKTKKVIGLNDRMIVVHPEFVPSMTQVHSYAVICDVVVHVIHSFKKRRPNLDGSIRPARFSNYLIGHAIAFNLATPIGWCNMICLEGQRNPYANCLINNLKRAGLRWGGDWTPSDAVHIDDGYNSDRQLFRQKFRLVQNACDYI, from the exons ATGATCTGGTTAGTTGTCGCAATCAGTTTTCTCGCCGCTGCAG ATGCGGACACTGCATGTACCAATACTGGAGGCGAATGTTTAGAATGGCCCATTACGAAATGTTTGGCTTCCTGGAAGAGTGGTTTATGTCTTGGTGGGGTGGATAGAAGATGTTGCGCAATGTGTGATGCAGCAT GTTTGGCTACGGAACAGGTTTGGAGACTGGGGGATGCCTTGTGTACAGCATCGGAGGGagaatgtaaaaatataggAAATTCGTGTGATGGAGAATACGTAGCTGGAAAATGTGGCGGACCAACCTCAAGAAAATGTTGTGAGCCTGCGAGACCACCAACCACACCGGTTACACCAATAGCTGGAG ATTGTCCTTTGGTAAAATACAAGACAAAGAAAGTAATTGGATTGAACGACAGAATGATCGTAGTACATCCAGAATTCGTTCCATCTATGACACAAGTCCATAGTTACGCAGTCATATGCGATGTAGTG GTTCATGTGATACATTCTTTCAAAAAGCGAAGGCCAAATCTGGATGGAAGCATTCGACCTGCAAGGTTCAGCAATTACCTCATTGGGCACGCCATTGCATTCAATTTAGCTACTCCTATTGGATGGTGCAACATGATTTGTTTAGAAG GGCAAAGAAACCCTTACGCCAACTGTTtgattaacaatttaaaacgaGCTGGACTTCGATGGGGTGGCGACTGGACACCGAGCGACGCCGTGCATATTGACGATGGTTACAACTCAGATCGTCAACTTTTCAGGCAGAAGTTTCGTCTTGTGCAGAACGCGTGTGATTACATATAA
- the cdx gene encoding transcription factor protein isoform X1 has protein sequence MLCYAIDQQKSSIGQPTNMYRNPTPDPNPSPTSNQGFFQTYPPKEDHGRYPVPNYGIPQPHASTADPFYPSSLGGEYGSQFPAPPPPHLDAANWGPPVTYSGANFAPMMNSTWDMNSNFHPTHHPIISSAGPTYQLPTNLSPTSAVNGDGSPGSVPTTLTGIECFSTPPEMHGAPGLPPLHASQIPPAQRRPYEWISKNAYQNTQTQQGKTRTKDKYRVVYSDHQRLELEKEFRFSRYITIRRKAELAGLLCLSERQIKIWFQNRRAKERKATKKTGEPSKDFDKDEAEAADDDITDHPMTSSPIQHMQSGCQYIPPDLSRDHGILESRDGGIAHASFYEMPQHGTMNYTQLNPMDIKPIIPTEAHRSLSSTSDDVTHGQPVMTSSHGNGNDV, from the exons ATGTTATGTTATGCAATTGACCAGCAGAAATCAAGCATAGGACAACCCACTAACATGTACCGCAACCCCACCCCGGACCCGAACCCATCCCCTACCAGCAACCAGGGATTTTTCCAAACTTACCCACCGAAAGAAGACCACGGCAGATATCCGGTACCTAACTATGGTATCCCCCAACCCCACGCTTCAACTGCTgatccattttaccccagcaGTTTAGGGGGCGAGTATGGGTCCCAGTTTCCAGCCCCACCACCGCCCCATCTTGACGCCGCAAATTGGGGGCCTCCCGTGACGTATTCGGGGGCTAATTTTGCCCCAATGATGAATTCAACATGGGACATGAATTCGAACTTTCATCCGACCCACCACCCCATAATAAGCAGTGCAGGACCGACATACCAACTTCCTACAAACCTATCCCCAACATCAGCGGTGAATGGCGACGGGAGCCCCGGGTCGGTTCCGACCACTTTGACGGGGATTGAGTGCTTCTCAACCCCGCCGGAGATGCATGGAGCGCCCGGTCTACCTCCGCTGCATGCGTCGCAGATTCCACCGGCACAGCGAAGGCCGTATGAGTGGATAAGTAAGAACGCATATCAGAATACTCAAACCCAGCAAG GCAAAACGCGAACTAAGGACAAATACAGAGTAGTGTATTCGGATCATCAAAGGCTCGAACTGGAAAAAGAGTTTCGTTTTAGTCGTTACATCACGATACGACGAAAAGCTGAGCTCGCCGGACTGCTTTGCTTAAGCGAACGTCAGATCAAAATCTGGTTCCAGAACCGCAGAGCAAAAGAACGGAAAGCGACGAAAAAAACTGGCGAACCGTCCAAAGATTTTGACAAGGACGAAGCTGAAGCAGCCGATGATGACATCACGGATcaccctatgacgtcatcgccGATCCAGCACATGCAGAGTGGCTGCCAGTATATTCCACCCGATTTATCTCGCGATCACGGGATTTTGGAGTCGCGAGATGGCGGTATAGCGCACGCGTCGTTTTACGAAATGCCCCAGCACGGAACAATGAACTATACGCAACTGAATCCAATGGATATCAAGCCCATCATTCCAACCGAAGCCCATCGCTCTCTCTCGTCCACTAGCGATGACGTAACGCACGGGCAACccgtgatgacgtcatcacacggCAACGGAAATGacgtttga